The nucleotide sequence AGCTGCGGCTAAAAATCTCACACCGGTTGTTTTGGAATTGGGCGGAAAATCGCCTTGTATCATCACGCCAAGTACGAATATTTCGTTAGCTGCCAAACGGATTGCCTATGCCAAATTTGTAAATGCCGGACAAACTTGTATTGCACCCGATTTTATTTTTATACATCCCAGCGTAGAAAAAGAATTTATTGCCGAAATGCAAAAGGTTTTAATAGATTTTTATGGAAAAGATCCGGAGAAATCTCCTTATTTCGCTCGGATTATTAATGAGAAACACCATAACAGAATTAAAAGATATCTTTTAGAAGGAAGTATATTGATGGGTGGAGCAACGAATGATGCTACCCGTTATATCGCGCCTACACTTCTAAAAGTTGAAAAGACAACCGATGAAGTGATGCAAACCGAAATTTTTGGTCCGGTATTGCCTCTTTTGACTTATAATCATATAAACGAAATTATTGCCTATAATCAAGAAAACGAAAAACCTTTGGCTTTTTATGTTTTTGGAGATGATACCACGGAAATAGAAACTCTTTTGAAACATTGTCAATATGGCGGTGCGTGTGTAAACGATTGTTTGTCGCACATTATCAACAATAAACTGCCTTTTGGTGGAATTGGCGCCAGTGGTTTTGGGAATTACCACGGAACATATAGTTTTGAAGCTTTTTCACAAACCAAAGCGGTGGTTTACCGAAAAACATGGTTTGACAGTAAAATAAAATATCCACCTTATACAGAAGATGCTTTTCAGTTATTAAAAAAAATGCTTAGGTTTTTATAAAAAACAAGAGGCTGTCCAAAAAGGCAGTCTTTTTTTATGCGGCTAATTTTTGATAGTGAAAATTGTGGTGATTATTTTTA is from Paenimyroides aestuarii and encodes:
- a CDS encoding aldehyde dehydrogenase family protein, which encodes METIKNLRTHFYTGKTRSFAHRKHCLQQFQSMLDHHKDEMIAAVQADFNKPAFETLATEIAMLQKELNYFKKHLKKWVTPQRVSSTILNFPAKETVSFQPYGVVLIIAPWNYPLLLALQPLLAALAAGNCAVLKPSELTVHTSALLAGLIPKYFTKDLVQVIEGGVEETTALLEQKFDKIFFTGSTAVGKIVHQAAAKNLTPVVLELGGKSPCIITPSTNISLAAKRIAYAKFVNAGQTCIAPDFIFIHPSVEKEFIAEMQKVLIDFYGKDPEKSPYFARIINEKHHNRIKRYLLEGSILMGGATNDATRYIAPTLLKVEKTTDEVMQTEIFGPVLPLLTYNHINEIIAYNQENEKPLAFYVFGDDTTEIETLLKHCQYGGACVNDCLSHIINNKLPFGGIGASGFGNYHGTYSFEAFSQTKAVVYRKTWFDSKIKYPPYTEDAFQLLKKMLRFL